Within Citrus sinensis cultivar Valencia sweet orange chromosome 1, DVS_A1.0, whole genome shotgun sequence, the genomic segment ccctaaacccttaTTCGTTATCTCATCCTCTTTGATGTGTTAATAATTGAACTAACTCTAGGCTTTAAATCTGTTTGTTTACATTTTTTGTTAAGAGGTATTCACTAATGAAGGCTGACGTGAGCGCACAAGTAGTAGAAGCATTTGACATTAATGACAAAGCTAATGACGTTTATGAGCTCAATTTTGGTCATCGCCCGTATCAGGTTCCCCCCccaattattgaaatttgtgGTTATCTCCTGATATGAccaatgataaatatttttgcagtaccatttttcaaaattttgtattaggctTTGAATTGCTCAAAAGTAGGAGCTTTGATGGGTATTGCTTTAACTGTTAATCTGCTTGGTATTCCTATACATATAGACACAATATGGTCCTTCATCATTTAAGTGTTCTGGTTAATATAGGGGAACATTCAGAACCTGACTGCAGCTGAGCTTGACATGTATGGGGCACATGCATGGCTTCTTTCCCCCCCATGTCAACCCTACACTAGGCAAGGTGAAATGTTGCTCTTCACAGTCTACTTTctgtttttcataaataagATTATTGATTGGTGAATATCTCATGATCAGGGCTACAAAAGCAATCTAGTGATGCTAGGGCATTTTCGTTTCTCAAAATTCTCGAACTTATACCACATACTGTGAAACCTCCTCATATGTTATTTGTGGAAAATGTTGTTGGATTTGAGGTCTGTCCAGGACAACATCTTCTCAATTTGCTTTTCAAATTGTagtgaaagaaattttttaccttatttcttctcttctttctttttggtttcaGACCTCAGATACTCATGCAAAAATGATTGAGATATTGGCCAATTCAGATTATCTTACGCAAGAGTTTATTCTGAGCCCACTACAGTTCGGTGTGCCATACTCCAGGCCGCGCTACTTTTGCTTGGTAGCCATCATCTACTTTGTGTGCATGCACGTGTGCGTGTGCATGTGATTATGTTTCTTCTATGCTGTTTTCCTCTGCCTTTTTAGTTACTTCTTTTAATTGTCATTGTCTGTTTTCCAATATTGCagttatttcaaattattatttctttccctATGTTAGACTGTTACGGATAGAAATCATTGTTatgatttagaattaaatCAGATACTGTGTTTGAGTGAATGGGTTTCTGTTAGGGTTGTGATGATCCCATATATCAATGTTATGCTGTAATGGTAATTTCAAGATAGTGGTCATAGCTGGTTTTGAAGTCTGATTTTCCTTGAAAGCACTAGGATGTTCTGGCTCTTCAGACCTTATGGGTGATGATATGTTATTCCTGGTGGATGAATGTGCAGATACtgattattcattttcttgtcTTATCTCAGTTATTTGGAAAGGTTCTCCGTGAAAGTAACTTGTATTCATTTACCATGGCAGGCAAAAAGAAAACCTTTATCTTTTAGATGCCAACTGCTTAACAACCAACTCCTGCGGTCTCCAAGTCCATTGCTGGGGAATGATGATATGACTGTTATCACCAAACATGATCAACCTGATGACAGCTGGGATAAACTGCTAGAGTCTTGTGACCCGGTAGAGAGGTTTCTGGAATTCAGTAACTCTGGTGACCAAGTAAATACAGAAACTGGTTTTCTCTCAACTGGCACTGCTGCAGTTGATGATTTTGGAGCTGCAGAAGAAACTGTTGAAGTAGATAGATGTGTCTCCATTGACCATTTTCTTGTCCCGTTGAGCTTGATAGAGAGGTGGGGAAGTGCAATGGGTATCCTTATTGTTTTACTTCTTTTTAGTACTTGATAGCATTCGTGCGTACATTACCATCTTTTCCTTCTAAATTGTCTTCTTTCTCTCCAGAGAAATCCTTAATAGAGATTAGATATTGTGTATCCAGACTCAAAGCGATGCTGTTGTTTTACAAAGAGCTATTACCGATACGTTAAGGGTACTGGCTCCCTGTTGGCTACTGTCCAGGTAAGATTGTATTTTAGACACTTTCTCTTTCAGAGAGTTGTGTACTTGAAATTGGGACTTTGAGATTTAGCTTATTCGATGACATGTTTGCTTCATATAGAGTTTTGGTTAATTGCTTCATATTATTTATGCATTCCGATGCAGATTTCATCTCTTGTAAAATGCTCTATTTTAGTATCACATGCCCGTGTATCATGTGGTTCTATATCTGTCTGTTTCTAGTGAGTTCATTTCTGCTTAGTATAGTTACCCGGCCAAAcagatttgattaaatttagtGCCAGCTTCAATTTGGGCTGTTGACATCTGGTCAATTCTGCTGTTCTATGCAATGCCATGCTTGTCCTTTCAACACTGGTGGTGTCTATGTTATATGTTGTCTGATGTGGTTTTTCTTAGAGATTTAGAGTTTGTAACAGTACCTTGACCATGCCTTTccatttatgatttaattgacatgcAGCCAAAGAATAAGGGGAAAGCATCTTCACTGAAGGAGCAACACCTCAGATACTTTACCCCCAGGGAGGTAGGTAGATTTGACTTGGTGTTTAATCACTGTCTAGTGTTTGATCTTTAGtctataatttataaatttgtcattttgttaattaggttGCAAATTTGCATTCTTTCCCTGGTGACTTTCAGTTCCCACATCACTTAAGCCTCAGACAACGGTATGCTATTTTTCTGTGTGTCCCCTTTCCAATTGTGATGCATGAACAGAAATCTACTGGATGAACCTAACACCTGTTGACAGATGATCATAACAATATTTGGTCTTTAGTGAATTTGATTAGTCAATTTCTTCTCACTGCAGTTATGCACTGCTGGGGAACAGTTTAAGCATAGCAGTTGTTGCTCCCCTCCTCCAGTATCTGTTTGCCCAGGCTGGATGATGTTTTGCTCAGTATCCATTCAGCGAATGCAAAACTTTCTCTGTGAAGATGCATTCAAGTTACCAATTTTTGGCTGAAGCGACTGATCCTAATAACTTATGGCTTTCTCTCCTTTTCCAGTTCATAGAGCTCCCCCTCTTTCATACCTAATTTACCTATAATTATGACAAGGAAGCTGGATCTTGAAATCAAGCCAGTCGTTGTATCAATTTTGTAAACACATTACAGTAGGTTCTTTAGTGGGAAATATAGAGCACTATACAAAATTCCCTCTTTGTGCCGTGATGAGGCTGATGACGAGGCTTACTGTCCTGTCTGAAGGCTTGTTTGAAATTAAGATTGGGttgttgtaacttaaaagttacagcactaaagtgtttggtgaGCACTAATTGTTGTAGTTTGaaagttatgttgatataatttttcatttttacggtgaaaaattaattatatctttaataattttattcaaattattatttaaaaattgtatttactcatactattaatttttgttttatattttaaaaaaatccagAGCATTGCAGCTAAAAAATTACTGCATCTCAATCCCAAGACTTTAGAAGGAGATAAAAGAGGGAAGAAACTAATTGATTTACCATATTTGTAGATTGCAGCGAAAATTGCCTATAGTCTAGACAATAATTTACAAtctaaaagatattttaaatagtcaacattttaataattttttatattactaaattaactttaatataACTTGTTATTAAGGACAATGCaataaagtttaatttaacaaatttgtATCCAACATCATATGTTATCCGCAATAAATCACatcaataatgaaaattgaattaatgttCATGTTGAGAAATTATCTATAGTTATGaactaaacttttatttatttgtttatttgttagtACAATtgctagaaaaaaaaacatcaagaaacatgttctttcttttgtaattgaaacaaaataaattagaaggAGAGATAGAGGACGGACAATAAATTGCGCCAATCCAACATAAGAAGaccaaagaaaatcaaaagaaaagacttgttttaaattttaaattttgctttCTGATGTTTACTCTATCTAATCCATATGCTTTCATGagttta encodes:
- the LOC102609884 gene encoding tRNA (cytosine(38)-C(5))-methyltransferase 2; this translates as MEKDMCKNDGEAWRVLEFYSGIGGMRYSLMKADVSAQVVEAFDINDKANDVYELNFGHRPYQGNIQNLTAAELDMYGAHAWLLSPPCQPYTRQGLQKQSSDARAFSFLKILELIPHTVKPPHMLFVENVVGFETSDTHAKMIEILANSDYLTQEFILSPLQFGVPYSRPRYFCLAKRKPLSFRCQLLNNQLLRSPSPLLGNDDMTVITKHDQPDDSWDKLLESCDPVERFLEFSNSGDQVNTETGFLSTGTAAVDDFGAAEETVEVDRCVSIDHFLVPLSLIERWGSAMDIVYPDSKRCCCFTKSYYRYVKGTGSLLATVQPKNKGKASSLKEQHLRYFTPREVANLHSFPGDFQFPHHLSLRQRYALLGNSLSIAVVAPLLQYLFAQAG